The genomic segment TTCATGTCGGTTTTCCATTACTGGATAGTGGTACCTATTGGCGGCCATTTTCTTGTGTATCTTCTGATAACCTCTATACACTCCGGATATTCGGAGGGCTGTGGATTGTGGAAACAGGTAAAAAATGGGTTATTCTCATACttaaacatatttgaccttGTCGAGAGGGAGTCAACCAAGGTCAGATGTAAAAATGTGTTCTACTACAGTGCTATTGTCATAGAAAACGTCGCAATGACAGCAATGTGGATGGTAGCATTCGAAGGAGATTATTTATTCAAGCTGtgtattgtttcattaatgaTCGTAAGTTTCATTTCGGGAGTTATTTTAAAGTCATCTAGCTGTGGCTGTGTTCATTGGGTTGACTCGGATGACCCTATTTCCGTGGACACCATGGATCTGGCATTGTATATTACGAAACAGGCCAGTGCTACTCAAAACGCAAATAATCATCATGGCAACCAAAGATCACATGACCAGCGTTATCATGAAAACGGCAGCCACATTCAGGAATCCATTCATATTGATCACGGACATCTGCAAGGGTATGACAATGATGGATTTCATAGCATATCAACACCAAATTTAGACATTCCTTTAAACTATTCCAAGAAAACAAAatcgaagaaaaaaaaatcagcagaTGGATCTTTAACTCAATCTGATAATTCTCCACGGAAACTAGGGTTGACCGGAAGTAGTGGTGACGTTGCATCAAGCAATAGTAGAAATACGAACACCCTTAATATCAGTAACAAAAGTAACAGGCAGAGTAAAAATGAAACTCTGACCCCTGATCACATGTTGGACGCAACGCTACAGCGGTCATCGACCAAACATCGAAAGTCAACCAACGGAGTGCAACAAATCCCGACACAAGGGGCGCTGTCTGACAGAGGAGCGCCAAAACAAAAGGATGATTTAATGGTCAAACAATTCTCAATGAgaaaaaatacacacacaaaagATATACCATTGTTTCCTAACGAATGTAATGGAATTGAAGGGTCCAAAGCGTTTGGATCTCCAAAGGCAAAGCATGTACTTAGTAACTCTGTGGAGGAGTACGATCCGGAAGATTCTGAAACCTCGGATGACTCAGAGTACATCAGCTATAGCTACTACTACGACACGGATTGGTCCACCATGCTTTCGTTCGACTCTGAGGACGCCAATACTTGGGCACAGCCTGTCTCCCTTGTGAATCTCCACTCATTGCCCAAAGACAAATCATCCGCCACCCAAAGTGTTCAGACCTGGCTCAGCCGACTAGAGGAGTGGGCGCCGATCATGGAGCCACCGGAAGTGGCTGTAGAGGAACTTCCTGATGTGCTTGACAAGATATCTAGACAACAGTCAAACCTTCACGTTAGTTCCTCACTGCATAGTGACACCTCTCAGCGTAGTTCTAGTGTGTATGACGAGGCGTACAGACGTATGCCTGTTGTACAAAACAAAGTGCAATCTCCCCATTCTGACCGCGCCTATAGAGGCGAAACCCATCATCACAACATTCCCGTTACAAACTATGCCAGTCACAATTTAAACGCAGACAGAATTAACACATCTCCGAGCGAGTTTGACCGCCCACCTATTCCTGCCCTACCGAGGACAGGGCGAGGGACAATGGTAGATAATGGCGTGTTGCTATGGCAACAAGAGGATGCAGCCTCGCCAGACTGTGTACAAGAATCAATGGTttagttaaaaaaaagtatgtgatatatgcatttttttattgaatattttgaaaataaggaaataaaatacacataataAAGATCCGGTTGCTATCATTTACAAGCAAGAATTAAATTAGGCGAAGAAAGTTTATGCTTCAAAAAACGTACGATTGTCTAGACATCGTACTTAAAGTGAAATATACACATTAAGGCATGCTCAACAGAGCAGAAGGAATCTATTTTTGGATGCATGcggtaatacatgtattccatTTTCCTGTCTATTTATAGAAGGATGAACAAGGAACTATCTggtatatgatacatttatatactcCCAGATAATAAACAGCTTGGCACTGTAACAATATAAACCTCACACTTCAGTTTACGGTGTCAATAAACAATTTACTTTTGGTAATTATAGACTTTTTACCTTATAACGTAAAAGTAGGTAAAGCAAAATATACCGTCATATTTCTCAGGTCTCCGCAAAAATGTCGAATTGTAGAAAATGTAGACTCCGGTTTCATCAACGTTCgcttaaattaacatttttttttttgaagttttttttaaggaAGTTTCCTTGAATATATAAAGCATTCTTATGAGAAATTCGAAGGAACATCTATAAAAATAGGACCAGTATACTCAACTAGTTAAATATAGGAAGTCAACATACGGAGATAACttaaatatatttagtataaaaGGCACGAATCCATAGCATAAGGCATGCTCTTCGCCATTCCGATaaaggatacatgtatatctgaggTTGCGCACATTACGTTGAAATGTCCTTCATGAATTATCTACTATTTTAACGaatacaattacaatgtatagccACCATTAACCGAGTCGACACACATTCGGTTGTCACAATAATTCAACGCATCAAAATAGATAGACATTGCTTAATATATTACCTCTGTATAGATTGTCTACGCGCAGAATTATTACTTTATTctttttatactagtatatcatgGAACTTGAAATGTAGTATTCCAAGTCGTTTATAATTAAGAAAATAgattaatacaatacaattagCAAAACAAATTAATGGTACAATTTCAAACACAAATTGCATTGCTATTGCAATGTAAATTTCGTATTATGGAATTGAATATCGAATATCAAATGAGaaaattatatctttataatttgtaaatatatacgcaatatatacatttgcatTTACAAATTGAAGGTGTCTctattaaaatatacatgtatattatatcagacGATTAATTAAGCGACAATTGAGGTCATATAGGAAACATTTAACTAATCCTCAGCGTTTTAAATAAC from the Pecten maximus chromosome 4, xPecMax1.1, whole genome shotgun sequence genome contains:
- the LOC117326058 gene encoding uncharacterized protein LOC117326058 encodes the protein MGIFFAVFGMLVYLIETGLQLHACWRLWDVSAVLAGLSLSYVLGSLVIVNVVSAVMVLRTMDFSGKTCGRCLCVLLHSCQLGLIWRCLKLLILYDESDWKEYLGLRLIHTALQSLPFVVTSGYYMFTSNVFDAESVFTLFLFCVSSAIALATFNLGKYLFDSEEFLEWKARARKPVGICFLVLGTFLMLISRCGSFILFMSVFHYWIVVPIGGHFLVYLLITSIHSGYSEGCGLWKQVKNGLFSYLNIFDLVERESTKVRCKNVFYYSAIVIENVAMTAMWMVAFEGDYLFKLCIVSLMIVSFISGVILKSSSCGCVHWVDSDDPISVDTMDLALYITKQASATQNANNHHGNQRSHDQRYHENGSHIQESIHIDHGHLQGYDNDGFHSISTPNLDIPLNYSKKTKSKKKKSADGSLTQSDNSPRKLGLTGSSGDVASSNSRNTNTLNISNKSNRQSKNETLTPDHMLDATLQRSSTKHRKSTNGVQQIPTQGALSDRGAPKQKDDLMVKQFSMRKNTHTKDIPLFPNECNGIEGSKAFGSPKAKHVLSNSVEEYDPEDSETSDDSEYISYSYYYDTDWSTMLSFDSEDANTWAQPVSLVNLHSLPKDKSSATQSVQTWLSRLEEWAPIMEPPEVAVEELPDVLDKISRQQSNLHVSSSLHSDTSQRSSSVYDEAYRRMPVVQNKVQSPHSDRAYRGETHHHNIPVTNYASHNLNADRINTSPSEFDRPPIPALPRTGRGTMVDNGVLLWQQEDAASPDCVQESMV